AAGACATTGCACAGTCAGCACAGTTGAGCAAGGACATAAAGTCACTTGCAGATAGCATGGCGAAGACTAAGACGAACAATTCCTTGGCCTACGTAGGATATTCTCGATGCCAGGAATTAATTACAGAAACCAAAGCTTTTCTCGAAGACAACACAAGCAAACAAGAAGTAGAGTTGGCGTTTGTGCTACATACAGGGCTAAACCACCTTATTGATTCTTTTATGTCTTTAGAACGGTTTGGGGAGATTACTAATACGTCCCATGTTTTCaatgttgaaaatgtgaaacaaTTCAATGCAGCACTTACAATTGACAAAGGAATCTCGAACATAAGTGGAATATGTGAACTATTAAGTGGAGAGCTCGTTCTTGTTGACAATTACAATTGCCGTATTAAGCTCCTGAACCAGTCCTATCAGATTGTCGATCACTGCGACGTTCCAACTCATCCACAAAATGCATGCAATATTTCGGGCAATGAGCTAGCGGTTGCTGTCAACTGTAATGAGGAAAGTAGACATGAAGTTCGATTCTTTAACGTAAGGGTTTCAGAGTTACAACAGACAAGAAAGCTAACGTTCAGTCACATAGTTACCAGCATAGCTCACCATTCAGCGCGTCTGTATATTACATCTGACACTGCGCTCTACTCTTACGACAAGAAAGGCCAAGATGGGAGGAAATTGTATGAGAAAATGCAAATTGCTCACAGCTGCGCTGTGAGCTCTGATGGCAGTAAAATCTACATAGCAAATTTCTCCAAAGATCAACTTCTTACCTTGGATAAAGCAGGAAATCAATTATCAACGCTCAGCGATCCCGATATGAAAGGTCCACGCGTTATACACGTGTCCGCTCTAGGTCACGTTTTTGTCTACTCTTATATCTCACACACTTTACTTCAAGTGGACAGTGAAGGAAAGAGGAAGCTGGCTACACTGGCTACGCGAGCGGATGGATTGATGAAATCAACTTCACTGTGTTACAGTAGCCGTACATCCATTCTTTTTGtaggtaaatatgaaaataacaacgTTGATGTGATTAAGGTCAAATAATGAATTACAGAAACACTCATTAGACGAACCTGTACACACAATAATAAAGCAGTCTCCGTCTAAAATATTAGACTGTGTGTGAGTGTAActtgtttacaataatacatatgttagtttatatttagaatgttaGAATGGTATACTGTTGTACAATGTGTGATTTATTCCTGAATCGTAGAACATTACATAGATATATATCATCTTGcaaaaaactattattatatattatgtttgattgATTGTAAATTATGAACTTTAATATTCACATTCGCTATAAAAGCATATCAGGACATATCGCTTTTATAATATGTTggaacatttatattttcttattcagCTATAGATATATTTAGTTGATTACATAAATGCTATGTTCTTGTAGATATATTAAAGGGCCATGCTCATGTTTTGAACGAATTTTCGTTTCACTGTTATACATCTTAGTACACTAATGTATGATCTTCGGCCACATGGGTCTATGATCTTCTGGTTCTGTTCTGTTCactaatattataattatttaacactaTGATACCGAAACTACAGAAACAGTACTATCATactataaaaagaaaatctCGTTTCAGTCCTGATCGAAACCATGCTGGTATagtaacaaaacaacaacacaatattaTATCTTTGATTGGTTGTGATTGATATTCttattattaatcatttattaataataatattcatcatta
The sequence above is drawn from the Mya arenaria isolate MELC-2E11 chromosome 14, ASM2691426v1 genome and encodes:
- the LOC128217196 gene encoding uncharacterized protein LOC128217196 codes for the protein MAFDFDSSLHKASDLIHEFTCSPCEDDGLNSKAQNFCVDCSKYYCSRCVSKHGSLFKRHKVLDRKDVKKWAAVPGTVVDDLERCEHHPGKKVELFCGDHQKLCCHICVSLVHRQCSLIQHIPDVAQGIDDKPEFKQLPQQIVDIQSQIKKLQKSREKNQQCIRDSRAQILLEIRALRRKIDQALDQLEQNTIKEVDVMVAIFEEQMKKDIAQSAQLSKDIKSLADSMAKTKTNNSLAYVGYSRCQELITETKAFLEDNTSKQEVELAFVLHTGLNHLIDSFMSLERFGEITNTSHVFNVENVKQFNAALTIDKGISNISGICELLSGELVLVDNYNCRIKLLNQSYQIVDHCDVPTHPQNACNISGNELAVAVNCNEESRHEVRFFNVRVSELQQTRKLTFSHIVTSIAHHSARLYITSDTALYSYDKKGQDGRKLYEKMQIAHSCAVSSDGSKIYIANFSKDQLLTLDKAGNQLSTLSDPDMKGPRVIHVSALGHVFVYSYISHTLLQVDSEGKRKLATLATRADGLMKSTSLCYSSRTSILFVGKYENNNVDVIKVK